The genome window CCCGTGGATCATCAGGTCGAGGTCGATCCAGCTATGGAAGTAGCGGTCGTCGAGGTTGCGTCCGCCGACGATCGCCCGTTCGCCGTCCACGATCAGCAGCTTCTCGTGGATCGCATAGTCCAGCAGCGGCAGTGCCGGCAGGCCGCCGGGGCCCTGGAATCCGGGCAGCCAGTCGGGTACCCGGCCCTCACGTTTGGCAGCGTTGCGCTCCGAATAGGCGCGCAGCCAGACCGCCCAGCCCGGCCGCTCCTCGGGCGGTCCCTGGGCCTTACGCAGCCGGTCGGGGTCGAACATCACCAGGTTGACCCCCTGCATACCGCGGTCGAAACCGCGACGCGCCTCATCGAAATACTCACGGAACGTCTCACGGCTGCCCAGGCGCGAGATGTCGAACTCAATTCGGCGTCCCAGGCTCTGTAGCTCGCGGACCACGCCCGCGAACTTCAGCCGTAGCGCGCTCAGCGGCGAGGCCGCAATCTGAGTCGTGGCGTTGAGGATCACGTTGACCTCGATCCCCGCCGCAGCGCGTTCCTGCAGCGCCTTGACGATCTCGCCGACCTGCCCCTCGTCGTCCATGATGTAGGTCTGGAGGTTGATCTGCCGCTTGGCCGAGCGGATCAGCTCGAGCCTGTCGCGCATCGAATCATCGCCGCTCAGCAGCGGCTCAATGCGGTTGCCCCCCACCGTCTCAACCTTGCCCGCGCGTTCGAGCATCCACCGGCCCAGATCCGCGCCCGGCCCGCCCTGGGCCGCGATTCGCGCGTATTCCACTTCCAGTCGCGCCCGACCTTTGGCCGAATTCCCCTCACTGTCCAGCGCCCTGACCAACGGATCGTGCCGTCCGGTCTCGGCCAGCAGCGGCACCTCGATCTCGACGTGGTAGACCCCTTCGCGGGTCTCGGGGATGCTGCGCCCCGGGTCAAGCCGCATGGCCGCGTCCGCCGGGCCGCCCAGGGTGCGCAGATCGACGCTCACCGATTCGATCGTCACCGCGTCAGCGCGCGAAAATACTGTACAGCAGACGCGCGTATGGCCGCTGCCGTCGTTGGGCGCGCTCGCGGGTTGGGCTCGCAGATCTTTGATTATTGCCATTAAGATCAGTATTAAGCGCTACGGCACCCCGGGTCAATCGCACCCATTTTACGCGTCGAGCTTGTCCAGCACCGAGCGCAGTAGGTCCTCGGCCGTGGCGACCGATGCGTCGGCCTCCACCAGCGCGCTGGAGACGCTCAGTTGCAGCGGTTCGTCGTCGAGGTCGAACATTGAAGAACCGATCAGATTCACCAGTTGCTCCAACTGCTCGGCCGCCTGCTGATAGTTCAGGCTGGGCAGCACCAGGGCGAAGGTAGCCGGTGCGATGTTGTACAGCGACTCGTCGGTGTTCAGCGATGTCAGGGCCAGCGCACGGAACTGGGCCAGCAGCCGGTCGCGCGACTGCGAACCACGCTCGTTGAGCACACCGTCGAGCTGGTCGATGCGCAACACGGCCAGGCACAGTTGCCTGCCATAGCGCTTGAGGCGGTACAGCTCGCGCTCGAGCTCCTTGGTCACCGAGCTGCGGTTGAACTCGATCACCAGATTGTCCACGCTGTTACACGTAGCAAGTTCGTTTTCCAGCTCGCGATCGGCCTCCTCGCCGGCCAGGAACAGGAAGCGCGACTCGCCGACCTTGATCCGATCACCGTTCTCGATGGGCTGCGAGGAAACGCGTCGGCCGTTGACATAGGTGCCGTTGGT of Candidatus Alcyoniella australis contains these proteins:
- a CDS encoding phosphatidylserine/phosphatidylglycerophosphate/cardiolipin synthase family protein; protein product: MAIIKDLRAQPASAPNDGSGHTRVCCTVFSRADAVTIESVSVDLRTLGGPADAAMRLDPGRSIPETREGVYHVEIEVPLLAETGRHDPLVRALDSEGNSAKGRARLEVEYARIAAQGGPGADLGRWMLERAGKVETVGGNRIEPLLSGDDSMRDRLELIRSAKRQINLQTYIMDDEGQVGEIVKALQERAAAGIEVNVILNATTQIAASPLSALRLKFAGVVRELQSLGRRIEFDISRLGSRETFREYFDEARRGFDRGMQGVNLVMFDPDRLRKAQGPPEERPGWAVWLRAYSERNAAKREGRVPDWLPGFQGPGGLPALPLLDYAIHEKLLIVDGERAIVGGRNLDDRYFHSWIDLDLMIHGPLVKSIQRGFLRSFNEFSADDEQRVQPIELLPDPAPSGSVEAQFVQSRPWAGDLSVLHSVVTLIQLARQRVLIGSQYVALQDCLLRRALFDAVQRGVRVKLISNSLETSSEVTFGSGYFVSLRHFGELIRAGIEVYLVNGTGDSEQPQPYYHAKEIIVDGEVAAVGSFNLTMRSCYIESENMINLFDSTLVRRLEQVFEQRLETQCSRLTPELFSELSEQARERMEIARYAELLY
- a CDS encoding FHA domain-containing protein encodes the protein MEHARQTSGITMINRESITDSDIFQDKALFCCLVTIQGDEVGKLFSIRNSSLLMGRSHKCDVTLNQQFVSRLHCRIVVSNEGPYIVDLGSTNGTYVNGRRVSSQPIENGDRIKVGESRFLFLAGEEADRELENELATCNSVDNLVIEFNRSSVTKELERELYRLKRYGRQLCLAVLRIDQLDGVLNERGSQSRDRLLAQFRALALTSLNTDESLYNIAPATFALVLPSLNYQQAAEQLEQLVNLIGSSMFDLDDEPLQLSVSSALVEADASVATAEDLLRSVLDKLDA